GAATCCAACGGTTACCAGGAAAGAACTTGCAGCATTAGTTGGGAATATAACGGAGGATGGGATAAAATACCATCTTGCGGCTTTGATCAAGAATAAAACAATTAAAAGAGTTGGCGGAGACAAAGGCGGACACTGGGAAGTGTTATATTGAAACAAATTCGAAACTCGAAACTCGAGTGCGCCAAGATAAGCGTATTAGTTAAAGCTGGTAAAAATCCAGCGCAGGCAAAGGGTAGCCACCAGCCTGGAATCAAACCTTGCATTTAACGAGGCAACGAGTTAAATGAAGCCAAGGTAAGAGGGTCATCGAGTCGTAACGCAAGTAAAGGGATTGAGCCCCGAAATAGAGTGTGTCGGAGGTCGAGACGGTTCGAATCGGAGCAGACAGAAGACCTGTAGCCGAAAAGGAAAAAAAAGAGGCAAGGATACGGGAACCCGACGGGGTCTGAGACCATGACGAGATGACAAAAGGAACGGATATGAACTTGGGAGAGCCAAAACATTCTCTGGAAAAAGAGAAAGCTTCAACAAGCGATAAAAAGCGAGAAGAAGCCGAAGATGTATTGGCAGTCGGACTAACCCATAGTACCGACGAGAAGCGGGAAACCGCGGGGAGGGAAGGGGTTAGCAGTCAAGCGATGGGTTTCGAGGAAACACCTGCTGTCGTAAAAGATGGGGCATGGGTGGAAACGAAATTGAAACACATAACACAACTTGCGAAAGAAGACCAAAAGTACAGGTACACGAGACTGATGCACCTGCTAAACGAGGGACATCTTGAGCAATGCTACTGGATGCTGAAGAAGGATAGAGCCAGTGGCATAGATGGAGTAAGTGTAGAAGAGTATGGAATCAATCTAAAAGAGAACCTGAAAGATTTGTTGGAAAGGATGAAGGCATTGCACTATTATCCGCAAGCAGTAAGGCGGGTATATATACCAAAAGGTAACGGAAAAGTAAGAGGACTCGGAATACCTGCGGTAGAAGATAAAATAGTGCAGATGGGAATGAAAAGAATCCTTGAGGCAATCTATGAGGTTGATTTTAGTGATAGTTCGTACGGATTCAGACCCAAAAGAAGTTGCCATACAGCCTTGAACGAGTTGGACAAGACAATAATGACCAGACCCATAAATGCAGTGGCAGAAGTAGATATTGAGAAATTCTTTGACACTGTAGACCATAAGTGGTTAATGGAATGCCTGAAGCAAAGGATAAGCGACACGAGGTTTCTAAGGCTTATAGTAAGATTCTTGAAGGCAGGAGTAATAGAGGAAGGGGAATATATAGCGACAGACAAAGGGACGCCGCAGGGCGGAGTATTGAGCCCAATGTTAGCAAATATATACCTTCATTATATATTAGACCTGTGGTTTGAGAAAGTAGCCAAGAAAGAATTGAAAGGATATTCGAAGCTGATAAGGTATGCAGACGACTTTGTGGTGTGTTTTGAGGAAAAAGAATCAGCCATAAGGTTCATGGAGATGCTGAAGGAAAGGTTTGCGAAATTTGGGTTGAGAATATCTGAGGAAAAGAGCCGAGTCGTGGAGTTTGGGCGGAAGAACTGGGAAGACAACAACGGTAAAGGCGGTAAAGGAACAACTTTTGATTTTCTGGGGTTTACGCATTTTGGAGATAAAACCAGAAAAGGCAAATTCAAAGTAGGGCGTAGGACTTCGAAGAAGAAATTTGTCCAGAAGATACGAGAGATGAACGAATGGTTGAGGAATGTGCGGAATCGTTACAAACTGAAAGAATGGTGGAAAGTTCTGGTAGTAAAGATGACAGGACACTACCGATATTTTGGAATGAGCGGGAACAGCCGCATGATGTACGAATACTATCAAAGTACATCAAGACTCATATTCAAATGGATAAACAAGCGAAGTCAGAAGAAGAGTTGCACACAAGTAGAATACGCCAGCTGGTTGAAAAGAAAGTTGCCGGTGCCGAGAATTTATCACAACATCTACACATTATATCCGTCAGTATGAGGATGCTTGAATGAAGAGCCGTATGAGGGAAAACTTCAAGTACGGTTCTGTGAGGGGATGGAGGAAGTAGGATATGGCAAATCTAAACGGGCACGAAGTTGGAAACGACGGATACAGCCAAGAAGAGCCTGTAATCACTACGATGCCGTTCTACTCGACAACAATGTTAAAAGTAATAATCATGAAAAGCGAGGTTAATTAAAAAGGCAAAGAGGGTGCTTGTACAAGTTTTAGAATGGGTAATGTTGGAGAAAAATTGATGGTTGAAGAAATTTCATTCAGTATGATAGAAAATGCGGAAGATTCGCTGGCTCATGCTATATTTCATTTGACTGGCGAGAAATCTCCTACAAAAAAAGATTTTAAAAGAGCAATATTGGACACATCACATGCAGTGGAATTGCTTCTAAAAGAACGTCTTAAAGTAATACATCCTGCATTTGTTTTAGAAGATATTGACAAATATCCTTCTAAAGAAGCTTCTACCGTTAATGTTGATTTAGCAATAAAAAGGATTAAAAACATATGTAATTTAAGTATTCCTGAAGATATGATTAAAATAGTTAAGAGATGCCGAAAAATAAGAAATGAAATAGAGCACTATGAAGTAAATATAACAAAAAAAGAAGCGGAAGCAGTAATTGGAAATATGTTGTCGTTTATTTTTGATTTTGCTGAAAAATATTTGGGATTAAATCTTGAAAAGAAATTTAAAAAAGATGAAGATATGTGGGAGAAGTTGATTGTTATACATGAGTTTTGTGAGAAGCATGTTAGAATATGTGAAGGTAAATTATTTGATAAAAAGATATTGGTAGACTATTGTCCATATTGTGGTCGCCAAACATTTAATGTAGATTCTGAGAAATGTGAGTTTTGCGGACATGAAGAAGAAATGTTTGAATGTGCGTCCTGTGGCGGAAAATACTTTATGGAAGAAAAAAGCGAAAAGAATGAAGAAGGTGATCCTTTGTGTTCAGAATGTGCGTCCAAGCACGGCGATTAATTAGAAGTAGAAGCTGATCTCTTTTGCGGAGGTAAATTTGTCAAAAAAAACTGAAGAATTAAGGAGCTGTATATATTTAGTTATTTCATTCTTAATTGTGGTCGTAGTGGTTCCAGGTGTTTCAATTAAGCTTTTAAATATTCTAGGCGAGCTACTGTTTGGTGGTAAAATTGGTCAATTTGAAACAGGGCTGTATTATGGCATGGCAATTGTAGGGATGTGTTATCTGTGGTTTAAGTATATATTTAATTATAGAGAAGAAATAAAAAAAAGATGTTTTAGTAAGTTAGCAGTTAATATTATTAATAGTGACTCAACAAAGGAGATTAAAAAAAATCAATTAGTATTGGCAGAATCAATGCTTATGCTTTACGAAGATAAAGATATAAATAAGGCGAGCCAAATTGTAGAAAGTGAGCTAAATCTAGAGCAGAAACTGAAAGAAATCTCTTCTGGACCAAGATATATTTTTAATGAAGCGCTGGAAGAGAAATATATGAAGCAAATAGGTTATTATTTATATCAAATAGAGTATAATTATGGCTTTCCATACAGGAGAGACCGAAATAAATAATGAGGTGTAGTTATTATATGAATATGAAAAAGAATTTGCGTTAAAGTTAATTTAAACTTTAAGGCAGAAATGACTTCACTCGGTGCTTTGTGGCGGATCTTCAATAAATCACAATCGTCAATATTTTTCAAAGGAGCTCTATGAAAATAATCGGTGTTATTCCGGCCCGGCTTGGGTCTACTCGTTTTCCTGAAAAAGTTATTGCGGATATTATGGGTAAGCCCATGATCTGGTGGGTCTGGAAGCAGGCGAAAAAGGCTAAGCTTATCTCCGAGTTTTTCATTGCGACGGATGATAAAAGAATTTACGATATCGTGAAAAGTTTCGGCGGTAACCCGTTGATGACCTCGAAAAAACATAAGAGCGGGACGGATAGGATTGCTGAGGCTGTGAAAAATATTAAGGCGGATATAGTGGTAAATATCCAGGGGGATGAGCCTTTAATACGTCCGGATATGCTTGATAAGGCGGTCGAACCGCTTATAATGGATAAAAAACTTGTTATGAGTACGCTCGTTTGTAAAGTTTCGGATAAAAAGTTGATGTTGGACCCTAATATAGTGAAGGTTACGGTTGATAAAGATGGGTATGCGCTATATTTTTCCAGGTCTGCTATTCCCTCTCAGGCAAGAGCGGAGAGTTTCGAGTATTTTTTAAAACATATAGGGGTTTATGTCTATAGAAAGGATTTCCTCTTAAAATATGTCCAAATGAAACAGTCAAGTCTGGAGAAAACAGAAAAACTTGAGCAGCTCAGAGTTCTGGAAAATGGGTATAAAATCAAGACGATACAGACAAAGTTTGACACCGTTCCCGTAGATACGGAAGCGGATTTGAAGAAAGTTGTGGAGATTTTAAGGAAAAACGGCAAGTAATAATCAACATCAAAGACACTGGATCCTGAATCGAGTTCAGGATGACAGAATAAGCATAAATTTATACAAGAGTGATTATTGTTTATGATATAATACTTAATCATAGTAGAAATCAGTGGAATCCGGTAGTTTTGTAATCGGTGAAATCTTTTTGACAAAGGAGAAGGAAATGGCAAAATACATTTTTGTAACCGGAGGGGTTGTATCATCTCTTGGAAAGGGTATTACCAGTTCATCCATAGGATGTTTACTTGAGTCAAGAGGTCTGAAAGTCACTCTCCAGAAATTTGACCCCTACATAAATGTTGATCCCGGAACGATGAATCCCTACCAGCACGGTGAGGTATTTGTGACAGATGACGGAGCCGAAACTGACCTTGACCTTGGGCACTATGAAAGATTTACAAGTGCCAATATGACAAAAGACAATAATGTAACCACAGGTCAGATATATTTCTCGGTTATTACTAAAGAAAGGAAAGGCGAGTATCTCGGGAAAACTATTCAAGTCATTCCTCATATAACCAACGAAATCAAAGAACGAATTCATAAAGTTACAAAAGATAAAGACGTTGATGTTGCAATAATTGAAATAGGCGGCACCGTAGGAGATATAGAATCCCTCCCTTTTATGGAAGCTATCAGACAGTTTAGAAAAGATGTTGGCAAAGAAAATGTTGCATATGTTCATGTTACTTTAGTTCCTCATATAAGTACAGCGGGTGAACTTAAAACGAAACCCACCCAGCATTCAGTGGCGCAACTAAGAAGCATCGGTATTCAGCCTGATATTTTGATTTGCAGGTCTTCCAGGCCACTTACAAAAGATGTCAGGAGTAAACTTTCACTGTTTTGTAATGTCGAAGAAGAAGCTGTTATCCAGAATCTTGACGCGCATTCGGTTTACGAATTACCACTCAGGTTAAAAGAAGATGGGTTGGATATAATTCTTATGAAAATACTTAACCTTAGATACGGAAAACAAAATATTTCCACCTGGGAGAAAGCAGTTGATAAGGTTATTAATCCGGCGAAAGCTGTTAATATAGGTATAGTAGGAAAATATGTTGAGCTGCTGGATGCGTATAAAAGTATTATTGAGGCTTTTGTCCACGCCGGAATACCGAATGATGCCAGGGTTAACCTTCACTGGATAGAGGCGGATTCAATTATGAAAAATGGCGCTAAAGCAGCTCTCAAAGATGTAACCGGAATTCTCGTTCCCGGAGGTTTTGGCGGAAGAGGTATAGAAGGAAAGATAGAAGCTATAAGGTACGCGAGAGAAGAAAAACTTCCGTTTTTTGGTATCTGCCTGGGGATGCAATGCGCAGTTATAGAATACGCAAGAAATGTCCTCGGTTTAAAAGGTTCTAACAGTACAGAATTTGATCAAAACACCAAGTATAAAGTAATATCTCTGTTGGACAGTCAGCGTAATGTGACGGATATGGGCGGGACCATGCGTCTTGGAGCCTGGGATTGCAAACTTTCCAAAGGCTCAAAAGCATACGAAGCCTATTGCAAGGAAGCCATTTCTGAACGGCACAGACACAGATATGAGTTTAATAATGAATATAGAGCGGCCATGAAAGCCAAAGGTTTAAAACTTACCGGCACCACAATGGACGGAGGCTTGGTGGAGATTGTTGAAATAGCCGAGCATCCCTGGTTTGTAGGCGTTCAGTTCCATCCGGAATTTAAGTCCAGACCTTTATCTCCGCACCCGCTTTTTGCGGATTTTGTAAAGGCCTCTCTTCATAAAAAAGAAAAGCCTCAATCTAAAAAGAGGAAAAAATAAATGACAGGTTTTGACTATAAAGCAAATAAAGGGAAGTTTATCCTGATATCAGGGCCTTGCGTTATTGAATCGGAAGAGATGTGTATTTCTATTGCTAGAAAGATTAAAGAGATCGCTACCGGGTTGAAGATCCCTTTTATATTTAAAGCGTCTTATGATAAGAGCAACCGGACGGCTGTGGAAAATTACAGGGGTCCTGGAATTAAAGAGGGGCTTAGAATACTTCAAAAAGTAAAAGAGAAGGTAGGAGTTCCTATCCTTACTGACGTTCATTGCTGCAGTGAAGTTGATGCCGTTGCAGAAGTTGCAGATATTATTCAAATTCCTGCGTACCTTTGTCAGCAGACTACGCTGACTTTGAAGGTGGCAAATACCGGTCGAGTTGTAAACATAAAAAAAGCTCAGTTTTTGTCTCCGTGGGATATGAAAAAGATTATCACTAAAATAGAATCTACAGGAAACAAGAAGATAATTATTACCGAACGCGGTTCTATATTCGGCTATAGCACGCTGATTACCGATATGAGGGCGTTTACAATTATGAAGAGTTACGGTTATCCTGTAATATTTGATGTCACTCATGCCGTTCGAGTTCCGGGTTTTACCAGTAAGGATAAAAGAGGCGGGACCCCTGAGATGATAATGCCTATGGC
This portion of the Candidatus Firestonebacteria bacterium RIFOXYD2_FULL_39_29 genome encodes:
- a CDS encoding group II intron reverse transcriptase/maturase — translated: METKLKHITQLAKEDQKYRYTRLMHLLNEGHLEQCYWMLKKDRASGIDGVSVEEYGINLKENLKDLLERMKALHYYPQAVRRVYIPKGNGKVRGLGIPAVEDKIVQMGMKRILEAIYEVDFSDSSYGFRPKRSCHTALNELDKTIMTRPINAVAEVDIEKFFDTVDHKWLMECLKQRISDTRFLRLIVRFLKAGVIEEGEYIATDKGTPQGGVLSPMLANIYLHYILDLWFEKVAKKELKGYSKLIRYADDFVVCFEEKESAIRFMEMLKERFAKFGLRISEEKSRVVEFGRKNWEDNNGKGGKGTTFDFLGFTHFGDKTRKGKFKVGRRTSKKKFVQKIREMNEWLRNVRNRYKLKEWWKVLVVKMTGHYRYFGMSGNSRMMYEYYQSTSRLIFKWINKRSQKKSCTQVEYASWLKRKLPVPRIYHNIYTLYPSV
- a CDS encoding 3-deoxy-manno-octulosonate cytidylyltransferase; translation: MKIIGVIPARLGSTRFPEKVIADIMGKPMIWWVWKQAKKAKLISEFFIATDDKRIYDIVKSFGGNPLMTSKKHKSGTDRIAEAVKNIKADIVVNIQGDEPLIRPDMLDKAVEPLIMDKKLVMSTLVCKVSDKKLMLDPNIVKVTVDKDGYALYFSRSAIPSQARAESFEYFLKHIGVYVYRKDFLLKYVQMKQSSLEKTEKLEQLRVLENGYKIKTIQTKFDTVPVDTEADLKKVVEILRKNGK
- a CDS encoding CTP synthase, whose translation is MAKYIFVTGGVVSSLGKGITSSSIGCLLESRGLKVTLQKFDPYINVDPGTMNPYQHGEVFVTDDGAETDLDLGHYERFTSANMTKDNNVTTGQIYFSVITKERKGEYLGKTIQVIPHITNEIKERIHKVTKDKDVDVAIIEIGGTVGDIESLPFMEAIRQFRKDVGKENVAYVHVTLVPHISTAGELKTKPTQHSVAQLRSIGIQPDILICRSSRPLTKDVRSKLSLFCNVEEEAVIQNLDAHSVYELPLRLKEDGLDIILMKILNLRYGKQNISTWEKAVDKVINPAKAVNIGIVGKYVELLDAYKSIIEAFVHAGIPNDARVNLHWIEADSIMKNGAKAALKDVTGILVPGGFGGRGIEGKIEAIRYAREEKLPFFGICLGMQCAVIEYARNVLGLKGSNSTEFDQNTKYKVISLLDSQRNVTDMGGTMRLGAWDCKLSKGSKAYEAYCKEAISERHRHRYEFNNEYRAAMKAKGLKLTGTTMDGGLVEIVEIAEHPWFVGVQFHPEFKSRPLSPHPLFADFVKASLHKKEKPQSKKRKK
- a CDS encoding 3-deoxy-8-phosphooctulonate synthase gives rise to the protein MTGFDYKANKGKFILISGPCVIESEEMCISIARKIKEIATGLKIPFIFKASYDKSNRTAVENYRGPGIKEGLRILQKVKEKVGVPILTDVHCCSEVDAVAEVADIIQIPAYLCQQTTLTLKVANTGRVVNIKKAQFLSPWDMKKIITKIESTGNKKIIITERGSIFGYSTLITDMRAFTIMKSYGYPVIFDVTHAVRVPGFTSKDKRGGTPEMIMPMALSGIAAGSSGLFIETHPNCRNALCDASSMLPLNELKELLNRAKKIYNIVKDR